TAGAAAAGCTAGaattgggggtggccggttagctcagttggttagagcatgatgctggTAACAACACAGtagctggttcgatccccgcctGGGCAACTGTGAccagtgccctccacaactagattgaaacaactagaGACTTCGTTTTAAACCTGTGAAATGTTTTGTAGCCACAGAAATGGTTCTGTAAACAGTAATATTAAAACTTTTCGAAAGCTGAATATCCTATTTGCATAACACAAATACAGAACAATTTGCAAATGGGTCCTTTAACAATGTTTTTGGTTATGGATATAATGGTGTTGAGGGAACAACTTCAGGTCATAGATGCTGAATATCACCAACAACCCTTTCACATGCCCGGTCTAGGAGAAGTTTGTGAAGAAGTATAGTTTGTCTTTAAGATTGTTCCACTTTCTAACCTGTAACCTCCCCAGGCCTACTCCTATTACATGATTTCATCCCTTGTCTTAAAAATACTAACTTTATAAATTACTGATCAGGGTAAATTAGTTTATGTCCAAACTCTTACATGAGtctttgcattaaaaaaagtgATTATCAGGAAGTATCCTACCCTCAAAGAACAAATCTCTAATGGTAAAATTTCAGACATCGCCGTATTTAGGTAGGGGATTCTTTGAGTCAGAAAAGATTTCCTAGCACAGGACTAGAACTGGAATTATATTAGTAGTAATAATTGCCTTTTAATCTATTTCTCAAATTTTGATCGTGAGTTCACTTGTACTACAATCACCAAAGatacccattaaaaaaaaaaaagagagagagagatttctagGCCTGGTTCCAGAatcattaaatcagaatctttgggaaTGAGACTTTAGAAtttagaaagagaagacaaatggGTAATCAAATACAAATGAGTTTTATTATCCCAAGTTTGGAAATCATCAGAGTATACCTCATAGACAAAAGCTTAGGATTTCCATGCATTGATTGGCCTATCAGTATTCACTGTGGCATACATAaatagaaatttcattttaaattggtAGCAACATATAAGGAACCCAAATTTTATCTTTTGGTCTTACCAGGCACTCCAGCTTGGATCCAGAAGTTGATGTCTGTCCCTTCTCCGTCACTAAAGACCTGTGTGATGTTGATGGGCTGCAGCAGGTTCATGACCTCCTTCATGATGGCTCTGGCCTTTTCACTGCCAGTGAATTGCAGCCCAGAGGGTAAGAAGGTTCCTGAGTCAGATTCCATCACCAGGCTATATTTGGAAGTATTTGcctaaacaaaagagaaaagtgtttggtttatttctgttgcttctttgctttctccttgGGAACTATCAACAACAATAATCAAATACTTCATCTCTTCACCAGTTCTCGCCAAAACACATGTTGCTCTGACTGACTTAGGGTCTGGTCTGCCTATTACCTAATTGTTCTGAGATGCACAATTTTTCATCCTGGGATTTGCCAAATTCGAGTTGACTTGGGaggattaaaaaatgtaatgaaaagaaatacaaagccCCATATAAAAAGTATTCAATTATTGCTACTAGCCATTAACAGTCTTTGAACCAATTTTCTTAAGTGCCTACTGCGTACCAGGGTGCAAATCCTTCTGTATGGTGGGGCATATCCAGATAGTATAtccagatgttaaaaaaaaagaaggtatgcTTTGTGGATTGATTTCTCTGTACCTCTTTCCTCTAAACAGATATTCTATCTTACTTTAATTGTGAGTTCTGCTCAGTCTTAAAGGCATCAAACTGACAGGTTTGTCCGGGTTTCTGATGTTGTTATTGTTCGATCTCCAGGGAGGGAGGTGACCAAACAACACATGAAACAGTGCTCTTTCTGGTGTGCAACACTAGCACTCCAAACCCTGGCAACTCTGCCAGACTGCTAGCTGGcaaactgtttccaaataaagtctggTAAAAAAGCACACAGTGATTTCCGGTAGCCAGTATCATCACTGTAAGAGCTTAGAATATAAGAAACTCTCACCAGGTTGTACAGCTAAATTGTCACACTGACCTAAGACTTGCAAGTCTAAGGTCCTTCAAACTGGCTTGGCCATCTGCTTCTAAGGAGCCATCCACTTCTTCAATACTGACCAACTCCTATCAACAACTACTCGGTTAAGTTATTCCCAAGCTTCTTGGATGGTACTGTATTGGTTCCTCATTATTTACTTAGCAAAAATCAATAATAACATTTGTACAGTGTTTCCAGAGAGCTTTCACATTTGTAATCTCCTTTGATCTTCTTCCATAGCCCATAAAGTACACAAAGCAGCTTTATAGTTGAtgctattttatagaaaaagaactgaggatcagagaggtcaagtgatttgctcaaagtcacacagttggcAAATGGTAGAACTGGGTCTGAAATCCCATGCTTTCCAAAACTCCACACTGCCATCACTAGAATGAGGTAGAGTGACAATGATAAGTAACACTTGTTCTAAATTAGAATGACTTTTTCACTTACATAACAATTTGAgggttgcattattttttttctaaaacagattCTAATACAATGATTTCCTAACTATTCCCATGGAGTGTACTGTTGTCACAAGGGCAAAAGCAGTGCTGAGCTCCAGAGCAGGATGCTGTCAGTATTAACAGCACTGAACAGCATGGCCCTGAAATACCAATATTTTGCTGCTGTTAAAGATGAGGAAGTTAACAAAGCAGAAGTTTGCTTCTATTTCCACTTTCACATTTAAGGAATTTCTGTCTTCATGGTGATTTTCAGAGAAAGACCCAaggcatttataataaaaagtgcCACCTCAGTTTGCCACTGTGGCTACTCCACAAGGGAAGCATCATTAATAATATGCAAAATTGAACAGCtggatggcacagttggttagagtgcgagctcttaacaaggttgctggttatattcccgcatgggatggtgggctgtgccccctgcaactagactgaaaatggtgacaggacttggagctgagctatgcccaccacaactagactgaaggacaacgacttgacttggaactaaTGGGTCcttgaaaaaacacactgttacccaataaaattaaaaaaaaaaggaaaatatttgcattaataCCTTATATCCAGGACTCGTTTAACTAGCACCTTGATGCCAGGTCAGCAGGTTGACATGTCCTAACCCTTCCCCGACCCCAAGCTCTCTCTGTCCCCTGTAAAGAGGAGAATAGAAACATcacaactgtggggacagagccaagagtgcagtttccaggctctcagcctcacatggaaaggtgctggctcaggtagtaaatggccatcaactgtgattggatggccatcagctgtggctagttggccgtcagctgtaaccggtgagccattggccactaatataactgctgtggctatgctagcagaaaatgggggctagcaagaagatggtggctgagctagcaagcggcgaagtgtggattgcggatagcagagaggcagattgcagctagcaagttaggttggttggcagagagaagtggacggcaggttgcggatagtgtggctcctgcttcctgtgtctccaaaccagccgtcagcaagaatatagtggtatgacacccctatctatggctccgtgggtgttcctttttggcctcaccatatcctgcgttcttatgtgaggagcaggGCTAGAGACCcggcatgacacatggcgcagcgagcaggatgTGGTGCTGCCAAGGCCTactgaaggatggtggagcagtttgtgcgtgtaaaagctcagcttcaggaggcctgtgaggagcgacaccgggaacgggaggcgtggtttgcctgggagactcaaaccTCTGGATGGCACGCCGCCCTGTTAGCCAGAGCAAGTGTCGTTTTCCTTTTGGTAGTctgctgctgccgtgggctcctagagctgtggacatcttacacggaggcctccacccactcagacacctggcacggcgagcaagattccgaccaggtaggaatggcgtctgactctgggcaggaggacaggtggcccccacacagtgtgtggtgcccggtggccactgttctcaggagttggacccccaaggaagggtgggaggacatggacggctctctggccagtgtggagagggccctgcaggctctggctgagcggttgccggaggaggagaaggctacagccatgtgggctggatgttcctcacggccttgagtcttaACACGGAAAGTGCACTTAATGAgatggcccaggtgccggaccaggtgaaCCGGTAGGAGgtgctggaagcccgggtccgcctgttagaagaggggccccacagtggagactctgaggcagaggaggaggaagcgagtggagacaatgcaGCTCCCAATCTCCAAGCtcagccaatcttgaagcaaagggtaaaacatgacCAACCTTTGGGCCACGGGGGCGTTGCTGCCTGgaaacccagctgtgactgagttcacgacctacacgccatacactcccactgagttgcaggagctggggaggcggtacagacagcgccctggagagccagtctcggcttggctatcacgtttatgggatgagggagcagacagcattctctgctccccaggagagatagaaaagctagccttcgtgacagtgcatccgtccctgtgacaaaggttacagaactgccaaaggttggcccaaaaccagggcaaccattctctaatggcgtggctcactgctgtggtatgcacagtatggggacaggctggcgagctgccagacactgtgagtcaatggcagtcatatacggaacttactgaAATTATCCGTGAagtgggtatgagacatgctattttcaaccctaatatgcagggactagatgacgagctttttacagccagcataagagatctggttttggatactgcacctgtgagtgcttttggacccttggttgccattcttacaccgtatgtagggcgacggatccatgaagttacaactgccatggccaccctaggggatgtagaaagccggaggtgaaggaagttaagacaggaggtctgagCAGTTGAGACCCGGAAGccaaaatcaaaagtaaaggggcgaggtcacgggcctcagagagtaataacacgtgcacagatgtggcgtgatctcgtggtaGCAGGGGtcaactggaagaaaataaaccgacaacccaatgcactcctgctggaactttggaaacagttgcgtccggaccAGAAACtctggagaagcctaaaggaaaagtctgggaaagcgcgacccgtgtccctccaggacttcatgcagctgcttgaggccaactccttgcagcttgattaggggtggggccaaggtacctggtcagaggggatgagcagggaccagaggccccacgtcgaactgtccatacattggtccccttctaatgtgcagagggttttggctctagttgacactggcgcagactgcagtcttgtttatgggaatccagaactgttccctggaccagcagtctgcattgatggctacgggggaaaaactgtgactgtgaaagccgtttccttaccactgggtataggaaggcttcctccttgtacctacaaggtttatgtctcccccgttcaggagtatattctaggggtggacgtgctacatggcctcagcttacagacgttggtaggagagttccgtctccggatccgggtggtgaaagcggtgacacgcgggcatgctcaccaccctcctcaagtgttgccacagccctggcgcgtggttacagtgcgacagtaccgcctgccaggaggacagaaggagattggtcgtacaatattggaattggagaaggcacatattgtgaggccaacgcacagtccctttaactccccagtatggcctgtcaagaagccagatgggacctggcgaatgactgtggactatagggagttaaataaggtgatgccacctttgcacgctgcagtgccttcaattcacggTTTGacggatcgtctgactgtccgcctgggaacgTATCATTATGTAGTGGACTCAGctacatcctgcgttcttatgtggggagcaggagctgaggccctgcaggccgccctgcacgacacatggcgcagggagcagggtcccctgcatgacacaaCCTATaggcaaatgaaaacagaattagGTAATCTTATATGTGAGAGTCCCTATACTGCAGGCAGAGCCCATCCTTCCAACAAGAAAATTAAGCAAAGTGCTCCTTATTATGTACTATTGAAAGTGGAGCAAGGTAGCAGTTTGGCTGTCAGAC
Above is a window of Rhinolophus sinicus isolate RSC01 linkage group LG12, ASM3656204v1, whole genome shotgun sequence DNA encoding:
- the LOC141567812 gene encoding carboxypeptidase Q-like, producing the protein MESDSGTFLPSGLQFTGSEKARAIMKEVMNLLQPINITQVFSDGEGTDINFWIQAGVPGASLLDDLYKYFSFHHSRGDTITVMDPKQMNVAAAVWAVVSYVVADMEEMLPRS